Proteins found in one Gemmatimonadota bacterium genomic segment:
- a CDS encoding N-acetylornithine carbamoyltransferase, translated as MRHFTDLGALQPSAVEALLASASELERHPRRDDLRGRVLGLLFFNPSLRTLSSFQAGMAQLGGSSFVLAPGQGTWKLELREGVTMDGEAAEHIREAIPVLGEYCDVLGVRAFPEGCSLVLDQAEPLMGAVVRHSSVPVVNLESAMNHPCQALGDWKTLDDLEVPRAGGRFVLSWAYHPKALPLAVPSAVVRMAAMRGMDVTVLRPDGFGLPDPVMDSARALAAASGGTVRETDDREAALDGAHVLYAKSWQSPRHYGEAEAERGLRAGLRDWCVRESWFRPARPEAVFMHCLPVRRNVVVADEILDGPRSRVVRQAGNRLHVQKAILLDLLGGSSR; from the coding sequence GTGCGCCACTTCACCGATCTGGGGGCTCTGCAGCCCTCCGCCGTGGAGGCCCTCCTGGCTTCCGCCTCCGAGCTCGAGCGGCACCCGCGCCGGGACGATCTGCGCGGCCGGGTCCTGGGCCTGCTGTTCTTCAACCCCTCGCTGCGCACCCTGTCCTCCTTCCAGGCCGGGATGGCCCAGCTCGGCGGGAGCAGCTTCGTGCTGGCTCCCGGTCAGGGCACCTGGAAGCTGGAGCTCCGGGAGGGCGTGACCATGGACGGCGAGGCCGCCGAGCACATCCGCGAAGCCATCCCGGTGCTGGGTGAGTACTGCGACGTGCTGGGGGTGCGGGCGTTCCCGGAGGGCTGCTCCCTCGTGCTCGACCAGGCCGAGCCCCTGATGGGTGCGGTCGTGCGCCATTCCAGCGTGCCGGTGGTCAACCTCGAGTCCGCCATGAACCACCCCTGCCAGGCGCTCGGCGACTGGAAGACCCTGGACGACCTCGAGGTCCCGCGGGCGGGGGGTCGCTTCGTGCTGTCGTGGGCCTACCACCCCAAGGCGCTGCCGCTGGCCGTCCCGTCCGCGGTGGTGCGCATGGCGGCGATGCGAGGCATGGACGTCACGGTGCTGCGTCCCGACGGCTTCGGGTTGCCGGATCCTGTTATGGACAGCGCCCGCGCCCTGGCGGCCGCGTCCGGCGGCACCGTGCGCGAGACCGACGACCGCGAGGCCGCCCTGGACGGCGCCCACGTCCTGTACGCCAAGTCCTGGCAGTCGCCCCGCCACTACGGTGAGGCCGAGGCCGAGCGTGGTCTCCGGGCCGGCCTGCGGGACTGGTGTGTGCGCGAGTCGTGGTTCCGGCCGGCCCGCCCGGAGGCCGTCTTCATGCACTGCCTGCCCGTCCGCCGCAACGTGGTGGTGGCCGACGAGATCCTCGACGGCCCTCGCTCCCGCGTCGTCCGTCAGGCCGGCAACCGTCTGCACGTCCAGAAAGCCATTCTCCTCGACCTGCTCGGAGGCTCTTCGCGATGA
- the ggt gene encoding gamma-glutamyltransferase: MARSASAGASVLIALAALTSCTAPAADAGAAQADEGPVFPDQNRPDVRGLSGALSSDHPLATAAGYEVLRRGGNAMDAAITMAGVLAVTRPHMNGVGGDAFALIYDAESGTVSALNGSGAAGALATPAFFAQAGDTAMPQVGPRSVSVPGAVRAWEDALARFGTLSLAEALQPAIHYARDGFPVSTRLAQDIEEQGGDLDDAGRAQYLPGGVPPAVGSLLKNPALAETLERIATQGSGGFYEGPVARSIADLLESRGGYLRTGDLASHRSQWVDPLSMTYQGYRMLVMPPNTQGFAQLQQFAMAEEFDLVGMGPQSADYWHTLIELKKLAFADRDAWAADPDMAELPIDQLLDPDYLRQRASMVDPEHAATDVTTGVPRPGVAADASAHGDEADGGDTVYLTVVDQWGNAVSWIQSLFAGFGSGVFDPETGVMLQNRGALFTLEEGHPNQVAPGKRPYHTLSPMMALHGDGTFAFTMGTPGGDSQTQSLLAITNNLLLFGMTPQQAIEAPRYRSNSGTSVSLEDRFPAALRAELERRGHRIRLVHGWTATFGGAQMIVLDRDNGVRTVASDPRREAYGLAY, encoded by the coding sequence ATGGCCCGGTCCGCCTCTGCGGGCGCCTCCGTCCTGATCGCGCTCGCCGCGCTCACGTCCTGCACCGCCCCGGCCGCCGACGCCGGTGCGGCCCAGGCGGACGAAGGCCCCGTCTTCCCCGACCAGAACCGTCCCGACGTGCGCGGGCTGTCGGGCGCGCTGTCCTCCGACCACCCGCTCGCCACCGCCGCCGGGTACGAGGTCCTGCGCCGCGGGGGCAACGCCATGGATGCGGCCATCACCATGGCCGGGGTCCTCGCCGTGACCCGCCCGCACATGAACGGGGTGGGCGGTGACGCCTTCGCGTTGATCTACGACGCCGAGAGCGGCACGGTCTCCGCGCTCAACGGGAGTGGGGCCGCGGGCGCCCTGGCGACGCCCGCCTTCTTCGCGCAAGCCGGGGACACGGCCATGCCGCAGGTCGGTCCCCGCAGCGTGAGCGTTCCGGGCGCCGTGCGGGCCTGGGAGGACGCGCTGGCGCGCTTCGGCACCCTCTCCCTCGCCGAGGCGCTCCAGCCGGCCATCCACTATGCCCGGGACGGCTTTCCCGTCTCCACGCGCCTGGCCCAGGACATCGAGGAACAGGGCGGCGACCTGGACGATGCCGGTCGGGCCCAGTACCTGCCGGGCGGCGTCCCTCCGGCGGTGGGCAGCCTGCTCAAGAACCCGGCCCTGGCCGAGACGCTGGAGCGCATCGCGACCCAGGGCTCCGGGGGCTTCTACGAGGGGCCGGTCGCGCGAAGCATCGCCGACCTCCTGGAGTCCCGGGGCGGCTACCTGCGGACCGGCGATCTGGCCTCCCATCGCTCGCAATGGGTCGATCCGCTGTCGATGACGTACCAGGGCTACCGCATGCTGGTCATGCCGCCCAACACGCAAGGGTTCGCGCAGCTCCAGCAATTCGCCATGGCGGAGGAATTCGACCTCGTGGGCATGGGTCCCCAGAGCGCGGACTACTGGCACACGCTGATCGAGCTGAAGAAGCTGGCCTTCGCCGACCGGGACGCCTGGGCCGCCGACCCGGACATGGCCGAACTCCCGATCGATCAACTGCTTGACCCTGATTATCTGAGGCAACGCGCGAGCATGGTGGACCCGGAGCATGCCGCCACGGACGTGACGACGGGGGTCCCGCGACCGGGTGTCGCGGCGGACGCCTCGGCGCACGGCGACGAGGCCGACGGGGGGGACACCGTCTACCTCACGGTCGTGGACCAGTGGGGCAACGCCGTGAGCTGGATCCAGAGCCTGTTCGCAGGGTTCGGGTCGGGGGTCTTCGATCCCGAGACCGGCGTCATGCTGCAGAACCGGGGCGCGCTGTTCACGCTCGAGGAGGGCCATCCGAACCAGGTGGCGCCGGGCAAGCGGCCCTACCACACGCTGTCGCCGATGATGGCCCTGCACGGGGACGGCACCTTCGCCTTCACCATGGGCACACCCGGAGGGGACTCGCAGACGCAGTCGCTGCTCGCGATCACCAACAACCTGCTGCTCTTCGGGATGACGCCCCAACAGGCGATCGAGGCGCCCCGCTACCGATCGAACTCCGGCACGTCCGTCTCGTTGGAGGACCGCTTCCCGGCCGCCCTGCGAGCCGAGCTGGAGCGGAGGGGCCATCGCATCCGCCTGGTGCATGGCTGGACGGCCACCTTCGGAGGCGCCCAGATGATCGTGCTGGACCGCGACAACGGGGTCCGGACCGTGGCGTCCGATCCCCGGCGCGAAGCCTACGGATTGGCCTACTGA
- a CDS encoding aminotransferase class III-fold pyridoxal phosphate-dependent enzyme, with translation MELTTSRAELPVYARLGIEINEGDGVEVVASTGERYLDFYGGHATALLGYGHPALVRALTDQAGRLFFQTNLVDIEVRRRAHERLAALAPDGLERVFLVNSGAEANENALRLALRATGRTRVVALEGSFHGRTAASAAVTYGSAAWYGFPRTPFDVTWVAVGDVDGLDQALAGGDVAAVIVEAVQGVQGARDLPDAFLQAVRERSRAAGALLIADEIQCGMARSGKMFAFEHAGVDPDLVTTAKGLAGGFPAGAVLMTEAVGATVASGDLGTTFGGGPLAAALIVAVADALSAPGFLDHVAEMGARIRSTCRVGPVVDIQGRGLLVGLRCSRPAKEVVGALRDQGILTGTSKDPAVVRLMPPLVIDETHVDRLASALLSIPG, from the coding sequence ATGGAGCTGACCACGTCGAGGGCGGAGCTCCCGGTCTATGCACGACTGGGCATCGAGATCAACGAAGGCGACGGGGTGGAGGTGGTCGCCAGCACGGGTGAGCGCTACCTCGACTTCTACGGCGGACACGCCACGGCGCTCCTGGGCTACGGTCACCCGGCGCTGGTCCGGGCGCTGACCGATCAGGCGGGCCGGCTCTTCTTCCAGACCAACCTGGTGGACATCGAGGTCCGCCGGCGGGCCCATGAGCGGTTGGCCGCCCTGGCTCCCGACGGGCTGGAGCGGGTCTTCCTGGTCAACTCCGGGGCCGAGGCCAACGAGAACGCGCTCCGGCTCGCGCTCCGCGCCACGGGACGGACGCGGGTCGTGGCCCTCGAAGGGTCCTTCCACGGTCGCACCGCGGCGTCGGCAGCGGTGACGTATGGCAGCGCGGCCTGGTACGGCTTCCCCCGCACGCCCTTCGACGTGACCTGGGTCGCCGTCGGGGACGTGGACGGGCTGGACCAGGCACTCGCCGGTGGGGACGTCGCCGCGGTGATCGTCGAGGCGGTGCAGGGGGTCCAGGGCGCGCGCGACCTGCCCGACGCGTTCCTCCAGGCGGTGCGGGAGCGGTCCCGGGCAGCCGGCGCCCTTCTCATCGCGGATGAGATCCAGTGCGGGATGGCGCGGTCCGGCAAGATGTTCGCGTTCGAGCACGCGGGGGTCGATCCCGACCTCGTCACGACCGCCAAGGGCTTGGCCGGGGGCTTTCCGGCCGGCGCGGTCCTCATGACCGAGGCGGTGGGCGCGACCGTCGCCTCGGGCGATCTGGGCACGACGTTCGGGGGCGGCCCGCTGGCCGCCGCCCTCATCGTGGCCGTGGCGGACGCGCTGTCGGCGCCGGGCTTCCTGGACCACGTGGCGGAGATGGGCGCCCGCATCCGGTCCACCTGCCGGGTCGGACCGGTCGTGGACATCCAGGGTCGCGGACTCCTGGTCGGACTGCGCTGCAGCCGCCCCGCCAAGGAGGTGGTCGGCGCGCTCCGGGACCAGGGCATCCTGACGGGCACGTCCAAGGACCCTGCCGTCGTGCGCCTCATGCCGCCCCTCGTGATCGACGAGACGCACGTCGACCGGCTGGCGAGCGCCCTGCTCTCCATCCCCGGCTGA
- a CDS encoding tetratricopeptide repeat protein — translation MAKRPTAATPQRVEDNPDDAFISGVVQASDWAQKNRQLLTIAGVVLVVLIGGLWYWRSFQQGVDLQAVGELERIQATIGMGDRDAARGELNTFLERFGGTPSAAEARLLLGQLHLDSGDPAQAIVVLEPTVSDLDDPVNLQGGMLLGAAYENAGRMDDAIRVYRRVADAADLPFQATEARLDAARLLAQEGDNSGAAALYQRVLDDLEEGDLQRPMVEMRLAEVRARS, via the coding sequence ATGGCCAAGCGCCCCACAGCCGCGACCCCGCAACGGGTCGAAGACAATCCGGACGACGCCTTCATCAGCGGCGTGGTCCAAGCCTCCGACTGGGCGCAGAAGAACCGTCAGCTCCTGACCATCGCCGGCGTGGTGCTGGTGGTGCTCATCGGGGGCCTGTGGTATTGGCGGTCCTTCCAGCAGGGCGTGGACCTCCAGGCCGTGGGGGAGCTCGAGCGCATCCAGGCCACCATCGGCATGGGCGACCGCGACGCCGCCCGTGGAGAGCTGAACACCTTCCTGGAGCGCTTCGGCGGAACCCCGTCCGCGGCCGAGGCCCGTCTGCTGCTCGGTCAGCTCCATCTGGACTCGGGCGATCCGGCGCAGGCCATCGTCGTGCTGGAGCCGACCGTCAGCGACCTGGACGATCCGGTCAACCTGCAGGGTGGGATGCTGCTCGGTGCCGCCTACGAGAACGCCGGACGCATGGACGACGCCATCCGGGTGTACCGCCGCGTGGCGGATGCCGCGGACCTGCCGTTCCAGGCCACGGAGGCCCGGTTGGACGCCGCCCGGTTGCTGGCCCAGGAAGGCGACAATTCGGGTGCAGCCGCGCTCTACCAGCGCGTGCTCGACGACCTCGAGGAAGGCGACCTGCAGCGCCCGATGGTGGAGATGCGGCTGGCCGAGGTGCGGGCGCGCAGCTGA
- a CDS encoding DUF423 domain-containing protein, with protein MAGDGMRLESRVGVIAAVLGFTGVALGAFGTHALGGTVPPPRLETWETAVRYHLIHAVVLVAVAVLARTAPTRALALAGVLLPVGVLVFAGTLYLLVLLDLPVLGAVTPLGGILLLAGWMAVGAHFLALGRNRGG; from the coding sequence ATGGCGGGAGACGGAATGCGCCTGGAGAGCCGCGTGGGCGTGATCGCGGCCGTGCTGGGGTTCACGGGTGTGGCGTTGGGCGCCTTCGGAACGCACGCACTGGGGGGAACGGTCCCGCCTCCGCGGCTGGAGACGTGGGAGACCGCGGTGCGCTACCACCTCATCCACGCCGTCGTGCTCGTGGCGGTGGCCGTTCTGGCCCGCACGGCCCCCACCCGTGCGCTGGCGCTGGCCGGCGTCCTGTTGCCGGTGGGCGTGCTGGTCTTCGCGGGCACGCTCTACCTGCTCGTCCTGCTCGACCTGCCCGTCCTGGGCGCGGTCACCCCTCTGGGGGGGATCCTGCTCCTCGCGGGCTGGATGGCCGTGGGGGCGCACTTCCTGGCGCTGGGGAGGAACCGCGGCGGCTGA
- a CDS encoding class I SAM-dependent methyltransferase, with the protein MNDALNEPRHDAGDPANDARANDEDHATTDARVPATTDAPAGSEEDRAPADDPRVAPLAFEAYEALADAYASRIDTKPHNAYYERPATLSLLPPVRGARVLDAGCGPGVYSEWLIARGAEVVAVDASPRMVELARDRLGPAVDLRVADLGRPLPFLADRSFDLVLCPLVLEYVEDWRVPFGEFHRLLRPGGHLVFSVTHPFFDSVYFESDDYFRVEHVASVWTGFGPRIRMPSIRRSLEETLTPLLDAGFVLERIVEPRPTEEFARADPRHYEELSRRPCFLCVRARR; encoded by the coding sequence ATGAACGACGCCCTGAACGAACCCCGCCATGACGCCGGGGACCCCGCGAACGACGCCCGGGCGAACGACGAGGATCACGCGACGACCGACGCGCGGGTTCCCGCGACGACCGACGCGCCGGCGGGATCAGAGGAGGACCGCGCTCCGGCGGACGACCCACGGGTGGCTCCGCTCGCGTTCGAGGCCTACGAGGCGCTGGCGGACGCGTATGCGTCCCGCATCGACACGAAGCCGCACAACGCCTACTACGAGCGACCCGCGACGCTCTCGTTGCTTCCACCGGTCCGTGGCGCGCGGGTCCTCGACGCCGGTTGTGGCCCGGGCGTCTACAGCGAGTGGCTGATCGCACGTGGCGCGGAGGTCGTTGCCGTCGACGCCAGCCCCCGCATGGTCGAGTTGGCCCGAGACCGGCTGGGGCCTGCGGTCGACCTCCGCGTGGCCGACCTGGGACGGCCCCTGCCGTTCTTGGCAGACCGGTCGTTCGACCTGGTGCTGTGTCCACTCGTCCTGGAGTACGTCGAGGACTGGCGGGTGCCGTTCGGCGAGTTCCACCGGCTGCTACGGCCGGGTGGCCACCTCGTGTTCTCGGTCACCCATCCCTTCTTCGACTCCGTCTACTTCGAGTCGGACGACTATTTCCGGGTCGAGCACGTGGCGAGCGTCTGGACCGGATTCGGCCCCCGCATCCGGATGCCCAGCATCCGGCGTTCCCTGGAGGAGACGCTCACCCCGCTGCTGGACGCGGGCTTCGTGCTGGAGCGGATCGTGGAGCCGCGTCCCACGGAGGAGTTCGCGCGTGCGGATCCGCGGCACTACGAGGAGCTGTCGCGCAGACCCTGCTTCCTCTGCGTGCGGGCCCGACGCTGA
- the argB gene encoding acetylglutamate kinase, with amino-acid sequence MTPGSDGSASAVLALRRAVPYLRLFQGKTFVIKAGGEVFTDPALGRSLLEQVGILHRLGIRVVLVHGGGRQMTEVAQSMGVDSPFVDGRRVTDGPMRDVATMVLNGTVNTAIVARCRELDVPALGISGVDAGLIRAVRRPPKRTASGDPVDYGYVGDIVSVDANVLRRILEEGFVPVVSPISADDQGEILNINADTIASALAGAIQAEKWIILTGAPGVLRDAADPDSLVSYTDLDGLDRLAEAGSLAGGMLPKAAAIRSAIDAGVRRVHVISYKVPDSLLLEVFTNEGSGTLVVPDVSQMAPAEVSA; translated from the coding sequence ATGACCCCCGGTTCCGACGGCTCCGCCAGCGCCGTGCTGGCGCTCCGCCGCGCCGTTCCCTATCTGCGCCTGTTCCAGGGCAAGACGTTCGTCATCAAGGCCGGTGGCGAGGTCTTCACCGATCCCGCGCTCGGCCGCTCGCTGCTGGAGCAGGTGGGAATCCTCCACCGGCTCGGCATCCGCGTGGTGCTGGTCCACGGCGGGGGCCGCCAGATGACCGAGGTGGCCCAGAGCATGGGGGTCGACAGCCCGTTCGTGGACGGCCGGCGCGTCACCGACGGCCCCATGCGGGACGTGGCGACCATGGTGCTCAACGGGACCGTGAACACGGCCATCGTGGCGCGGTGCCGGGAGCTGGACGTGCCCGCCCTGGGCATCTCGGGCGTGGATGCGGGCCTCATCCGGGCGGTGCGGCGTCCGCCGAAGCGGACCGCCTCCGGCGACCCGGTGGACTACGGCTACGTCGGGGACATCGTCTCGGTGGACGCCAACGTGCTGCGTCGCATCCTGGAGGAAGGCTTCGTCCCGGTGGTGAGCCCCATCTCCGCCGACGACCAGGGCGAGATCCTCAACATCAACGCCGACACCATCGCCTCCGCGCTGGCCGGGGCCATCCAGGCCGAGAAGTGGATCATCCTGACCGGTGCCCCGGGCGTGCTGCGCGACGCGGCCGATCCCGACTCCCTCGTCTCCTACACGGACCTGGACGGGCTCGACCGCCTGGCGGAAGCCGGCTCGCTCGCGGGCGGCATGCTGCCCAAGGCGGCCGCCATCCGGTCGGCGATCGACGCCGGGGTGCGCCGCGTGCACGTGATCTCGTACAAGGTGCCCGACTCGCTCCTGCTCGAGGTGTTCACCAACGAGGGGTCCGGAACCCTGGTCGTCCCGGACGTGTCCCAGATGGCACCGGCCGAGGTGAGCGCGTAG
- the argC gene encoding N-acetyl-gamma-glutamyl-phosphate reductase, producing MSEPIPTWVLGGSGYVGAEVMRLLFGHPGLELRGAFAHGQAGESIEGLFPHLTGVLPGATFLPQADVTSIVGRDGPGRVAVFSCLPHGATATVLDELLTAADSAGHELLLVDLSADFRLPTAEAYRAVYGHEHPAPGRIDAFTCALPELTPETPAGPVAHPGCFTTCVTLGAAPLVAAGLLAGPVRVSAVTGSTGSGRSPTPGTHHPDRHGSMRVYNPLGHRHRPEMEMLLGRLASDGSDPRVLFVPTSGPFARGIHATLHVELTQRMSSRDLTDLLTRFYADHPFVTVRPSPPSLKEVVGSNRCCMSAVADGDQAVVVSTLDNLIKGASGGALQWMNRLAGLPESTGLLTPGLGWS from the coding sequence GTGTCTGAGCCCATCCCCACCTGGGTGCTGGGCGGGAGTGGCTACGTGGGCGCCGAGGTCATGCGCCTGCTGTTCGGCCATCCCGGCTTGGAGCTCCGCGGTGCCTTCGCGCACGGCCAGGCCGGAGAGTCCATCGAGGGGCTGTTCCCCCACCTGACGGGCGTCCTCCCCGGGGCCACGTTCCTGCCGCAGGCCGACGTCACGTCGATCGTGGGACGGGACGGGCCGGGGCGGGTGGCCGTCTTCTCCTGCCTTCCGCACGGCGCCACCGCCACGGTCCTGGACGAGCTGCTGACCGCAGCGGACTCCGCCGGGCACGAGCTGCTGCTCGTGGACCTGTCCGCGGACTTCCGCCTGCCCACCGCCGAGGCCTACCGTGCGGTCTACGGTCACGAGCACCCGGCGCCGGGGCGGATCGACGCCTTCACCTGCGCGCTGCCCGAGCTGACCCCCGAGACGCCTGCGGGACCGGTGGCCCACCCGGGCTGCTTCACCACGTGCGTCACGCTGGGGGCGGCGCCGCTGGTGGCGGCCGGCCTCCTGGCCGGGCCCGTCCGGGTGAGCGCCGTCACCGGCAGCACCGGCAGTGGCCGCTCACCGACGCCGGGCACGCACCACCCCGACCGCCACGGCTCCATGCGGGTCTACAACCCGCTTGGGCACCGGCACCGGCCGGAGATGGAGATGCTGCTCGGGCGTCTTGCGTCCGATGGGTCCGATCCGCGCGTGCTGTTCGTCCCGACGTCGGGCCCGTTCGCGCGCGGAATCCACGCGACCCTCCACGTCGAGCTCACGCAGCGCATGAGCTCGAGAGACCTGACTGATTTGCTGACAAGGTTCTACGCCGATCACCCGTTCGTGACGGTGCGGCCCTCGCCTCCGTCCCTCAAGGAAGTGGTGGGGAGCAACCGCTGCTGCATGTCGGCGGTGGCCGACGGGGATCAGGCGGTCGTGGTCTCCACGTTGGACAACCTGATCAAGGGAGCCTCGGGCGGAGCGCTCCAGTGGATGAACCGTCTGGCCGGGCTGCCCGAGTCCACCGGCCTCCTCACGCCGGGCCTGGGATGGAGCTGA
- a CDS encoding MFS transporter, whose amino-acid sequence MAVRTAEPADPSVQRLAVRTTQAAFAIALAHGVTDAYVGFLAPLLPDLMDKHGLSIARAASLAMLLSLATSFPQPFLGYLADRVGRKPFVLLGPALSAVFLSLIGLAPSYPLLVALLLVGGLGAAAFHPPGASLATRVADGRGSGVRLSIFSFGGAAGYAVGPFLAVTTVAAFGLGGLWLAMIPGLVLCLALWPLVPGGAADGRAPRPPMPLEVIRTLKGPLGLLFGISALSAFVQRTFLTLEPIIVDQAGGSQNARALALTLYLGAQALGTLTSGVLTDRMDRGRLMVILTLLGAPAHFLALTLPPGSPGGVVAILAAGFLNMALLPPIVVMAQELLPTGAAVGAGIVMGLAWSVASVALMVPGWLGDLYGPVRAGQLCAPVLLLGTLLALHPALRRGPAAG is encoded by the coding sequence GTGGCCGTCCGCACCGCCGAGCCCGCCGACCCCTCCGTCCAGCGCCTGGCGGTCCGCACCACCCAGGCGGCCTTTGCCATCGCCCTGGCGCATGGCGTCACCGACGCCTACGTGGGCTTCCTGGCCCCGCTGCTCCCGGACCTGATGGACAAGCACGGCCTGTCCATCGCGCGGGCCGCCAGCCTGGCGATGCTGCTCTCCCTGGCCACCTCGTTTCCCCAGCCCTTCCTGGGGTACCTGGCCGATCGGGTCGGGCGCAAGCCGTTCGTCCTGCTGGGCCCGGCGCTTTCGGCCGTCTTCCTCTCCCTGATCGGGCTGGCGCCCAGCTATCCGCTGCTGGTGGCCCTTCTCCTGGTCGGTGGTCTGGGCGCGGCCGCGTTCCACCCCCCGGGCGCCTCCCTCGCCACCCGGGTCGCGGACGGGCGGGGCAGCGGCGTGCGCCTGTCCATCTTCTCGTTCGGAGGCGCGGCCGGGTATGCCGTGGGCCCGTTCCTGGCCGTGACCACGGTCGCCGCCTTCGGGCTGGGCGGGCTGTGGCTGGCGATGATCCCGGGCCTGGTGCTGTGCCTGGCGCTCTGGCCGCTGGTCCCGGGCGGTGCGGCGGATGGGCGGGCGCCCCGGCCGCCCATGCCGCTCGAGGTGATCCGCACGCTCAAGGGCCCCCTGGGCCTCCTGTTCGGCATCAGCGCGCTGTCGGCGTTCGTGCAGCGCACGTTCCTCACGCTGGAGCCGATCATCGTCGATCAGGCGGGGGGCTCGCAGAACGCCCGCGCGCTCGCCCTCACGCTCTATCTGGGCGCGCAGGCCCTGGGCACGCTGACCTCGGGGGTGCTGACGGACCGCATGGACCGGGGCCGTCTGATGGTCATCCTGACGCTGCTGGGCGCGCCCGCGCACTTCCTGGCGCTCACGCTGCCCCCGGGGAGCCCCGGCGGCGTGGTGGCCATCCTGGCGGCCGGGTTCCTCAACATGGCGCTGCTGCCACCCATCGTGGTCATGGCGCAGGAGCTCCTGCCGACCGGCGCCGCCGTCGGAGCGGGCATCGTGATGGGGCTGGCCTGGTCCGTGGCCTCCGTGGCGCTCATGGTGCCCGGGTGGTTGGGCGACCTGTACGGGCCCGTGCGAGCCGGCCAGCTCTGCGCGCCCGTCCTGCTGCTGGGGACGCTCCTCGCGCTGCACCCGGCGCTGCGGCGGGGTCCGGCGGCGGGGTAG